A stretch of Cupriavidus necator DNA encodes these proteins:
- a CDS encoding DHA2 family efflux MFS transporter permease subunit, which yields MSEGPATPEGSGQRPGLPTRLALRVRYGERLRWLVLVTLMLGTISSIVSSTIINVAIPDLSRHFVLGQERAQWVAASFMIAMTLSMLLTPWLLNRYGLRRTFLGASLLLGAGGLFGGFSPTYGVMIAMRVAEGVAAGIMQPLPNILILRVFEEREQGKAISMFGFGVVLAPALGPSLGGFLVEAFGWRSIFFVVVPLTLIGVLMARRFMAVDSIMMGERQPLDWRGLGLAGIATVSLLNGVVEMRDSVPAGLALSGFGVLMLAAFVLWQLRAAHPLMNLRLYSYRQFAAGAVVAFIYGAGLFGSTYLLPVYMQMALEYTPSRAGLVLFPAGVMLALTIAISGRFTHKIAPHIQVSFGLALLSLSFLLMALGSRSTPYLVLVALAVLGRIGLGCILPSLTLGAMRGVDFTLIAQGSSCINFLRQLGGAIGVSLAGVGLQWRLAEHGAVLGQAGDAAVQAARIRAFDETFLAVGVVIASAMIAAWRIRPRPVPAA from the coding sequence GTGAGCGAGGGTCCCGCCACGCCGGAGGGTTCCGGCCAGCGGCCGGGTCTGCCGACCCGGCTGGCGCTGCGTGTGCGCTACGGCGAGCGGCTGCGCTGGCTGGTGCTGGTGACGCTGATGCTGGGCACGATCTCGTCGATCGTCTCGTCCACCATCATCAACGTAGCGATTCCGGACCTGAGCCGGCATTTCGTGCTGGGGCAGGAGCGGGCGCAATGGGTGGCGGCCAGCTTCATGATTGCGATGACGCTGTCGATGCTGCTGACGCCCTGGCTGCTGAACCGCTACGGGCTGCGCCGCACCTTCCTGGGGGCCTCGCTGCTGCTGGGCGCGGGCGGGCTCTTTGGCGGCTTTTCACCGACCTACGGCGTGATGATCGCGATGCGCGTGGCCGAAGGCGTCGCCGCAGGCATTATGCAGCCGCTGCCCAATATCCTGATCCTGCGCGTGTTCGAAGAGCGCGAGCAGGGCAAGGCGATCAGCATGTTCGGCTTTGGCGTGGTACTGGCGCCGGCGCTGGGGCCCAGCCTGGGTGGCTTCCTGGTCGAGGCCTTCGGCTGGCGCTCGATCTTCTTCGTGGTGGTGCCGCTGACGCTGATCGGCGTGCTGATGGCGCGGCGCTTCATGGCGGTGGACTCGATCATGATGGGCGAGCGCCAGCCGCTGGACTGGCGCGGGCTGGGCCTGGCCGGTATTGCCACGGTAAGCCTGCTCAACGGCGTGGTCGAGATGCGCGACAGCGTGCCCGCGGGCCTGGCGCTGTCGGGCTTCGGCGTGCTGATGCTGGCGGCGTTCGTGCTGTGGCAGCTGCGCGCGGCGCATCCGCTGATGAACCTGCGGCTCTACAGCTACCGGCAGTTCGCGGCCGGGGCGGTGGTGGCCTTTATCTACGGCGCGGGGCTGTTCGGCTCGACCTACCTGCTGCCGGTCTATATGCAGATGGCGCTGGAATACACGCCGTCGCGCGCGGGCCTGGTGCTGTTCCCGGCGGGCGTGATGCTGGCGCTGACGATCGCCATATCGGGGCGCTTCACCCACAAGATCGCGCCGCATATCCAGGTGTCGTTCGGGCTGGCGCTGCTGTCGCTGTCGTTCCTGCTGATGGCGCTGGGCTCGCGCTCCACGCCATATCTGGTGCTGGTGGCGCTGGCGGTGCTGGGGCGGATCGGGCTGGGCTGCATCCTGCCGTCGCTGACGCTGGGGGCAATGCGGGGGGTGGACTTCACGCTGATCGCGCAGGGCTCGAGCTGCATCAACTTCCTGCGCCAGCTGGGCGGCGCCATCGGCGTGAGCCTGGCGGGCGTGGGCCTGCAATGGCGGCTGGCGGAGCACGGCGCGGTGCTGGGCCAGGCCGGCGACGCCGCCGTGCAGGCGGCGCGCATCCGTGCCTTCGATGAAACCTTCCTGGCCGTGGGCGTGGTGATTGCCAGTGCGATGATCGCGGCGTGGCGGATCCGGCCGCGGCCGGTGCCGGCGGCCTGA
- a CDS encoding acyl-CoA-binding protein, with translation MSDLQARFDQAQIDVKQLSERPSNMSLLRLYALFKQGSEGDAHGDKPGMTDFVGRYKFEAWEALRGTAREQAMEQYIALVEELRSGAAS, from the coding sequence ATGAGCGACCTGCAGGCACGCTTCGACCAGGCCCAGATCGACGTCAAGCAACTGAGCGAGCGCCCCAGCAACATGTCCCTGCTGCGCCTGTACGCCCTGTTCAAGCAAGGCAGCGAAGGCGATGCCCACGGCGACAAGCCCGGCATGACCGACTTTGTCGGCCGCTACAAGTTTGAAGCCTGGGAAGCCCTGCGCGGCACCGCACGCGAACAGGCGATGGAGCAGTACATCGCGCTGGTGGAAGAACTGCGCAGCGGCGCAGCCAGCTAA
- a CDS encoding SRPBCC family protein: MKLRFEHLVEINDPGNPQLDPLTPDQLWQGLVLRAESPELFVLGLDRAEVVGRGDNWIDRVLHFGEASIHDHVVFEPRRQVRYETAATAEHAGGTLTMAIETPGPGALLLRFVYNTTMPAVDASGDDRYAEIVKSAYHEADIDTVRKIREIADTGRLG; this comes from the coding sequence ATGAAGTTGCGTTTCGAGCACTTGGTTGAGATCAACGATCCAGGCAATCCTCAACTGGATCCGCTGACGCCTGACCAGCTGTGGCAAGGGCTGGTGCTGCGCGCCGAGTCGCCCGAACTCTTCGTGCTGGGGCTGGACCGCGCCGAAGTAGTCGGCCGCGGCGACAACTGGATCGATCGCGTGCTGCATTTTGGCGAGGCGTCGATCCATGACCATGTGGTGTTCGAGCCGCGCCGGCAGGTGCGCTATGAAACCGCGGCCACGGCCGAGCATGCCGGCGGCACGCTGACCATGGCGATCGAGACCCCGGGCCCGGGCGCGCTGCTGCTGCGCTTTGTCTACAACACCACCATGCCGGCGGTCGACGCCAGCGGCGATGACCGCTATGCCGAGATCGTCAAGTCCGCCTACCACGAGGCCGATATCGACACCGTGCGCAAGATCCGCGAGATCGCTGACACCGGACGGCTGGGGTGA
- the tsaB gene encoding tRNA (adenosine(37)-N6)-threonylcarbamoyltransferase complex dimerization subunit type 1 TsaB, translated as MSWILAVETSTEWCSVALGRAVPGAGVECLVRHEHTGARSSARVLPAAGELLAEAGIALADCAAIAFGAGPGSFTGLRTACGVAQGLAFGAGLPVVPVNTLMTCAERARAATPALPDDTAVLVALDARMDEAYSAAFRWHASAREWAEVTPMQVSAPETVPLPDGDFWLAGNASTVFGERLAGLARAARVLPEAMPHAQPMIAIALRALARGEAIDADQAMPIYLRDKVAQTIAEREAAAAARAAAQTGSAS; from the coding sequence ATGTCCTGGATTCTTGCTGTTGAAACTTCTACAGAGTGGTGCTCGGTCGCGCTCGGACGTGCGGTGCCGGGTGCCGGAGTCGAGTGCCTGGTGCGCCATGAGCACACTGGTGCACGCTCGTCGGCACGCGTGCTGCCGGCTGCCGGCGAGCTGCTGGCCGAAGCCGGCATTGCGCTGGCGGACTGCGCTGCGATTGCCTTTGGCGCCGGCCCGGGCTCGTTCACGGGCCTGCGCACCGCCTGCGGCGTGGCGCAGGGGCTGGCCTTCGGCGCCGGGCTGCCGGTGGTTCCGGTCAATACCCTGATGACGTGCGCCGAGCGCGCGCGCGCCGCTACTCCGGCGCTGCCGGACGACACCGCGGTGCTGGTGGCCCTGGACGCGCGCATGGATGAAGCCTATTCCGCTGCTTTCCGCTGGCATGCCAGCGCGCGGGAATGGGCGGAAGTCACGCCGATGCAGGTCAGCGCGCCGGAAACCGTGCCGCTGCCCGACGGCGATTTCTGGCTGGCCGGCAATGCCTCGACGGTTTTCGGCGAGCGGCTGGCGGGCCTGGCGCGTGCCGCGCGCGTGCTGCCGGAGGCGATGCCCCATGCGCAGCCGATGATCGCGATTGCACTGCGCGCACTGGCGCGCGGCGAGGCCATCGACGCCGACCAGGCCATGCCGATCTACCTGCGCGACAAGGTCGCGCAGACCATCGCCGAACGCGAAGCCGCCGCTGCCGCCCGTGCCGCGGCCCAGACCGGGAGCGCATCGTGA
- a CDS encoding SGNH/GDSL hydrolase family protein → MTAAPLAETDPLQILVYADSLSWGIVPGTRRRLPFPVRWPGRLELGLNADGGAPVRVIEDCLNGRRTVWDDPFKPGRNGLHGLAQRVEIHSPLALVVLMLGNNDFQSMHPHNAWHAAQGIATLVQAIRSAPIEPGMPVPPVLVVTPPPIRTPRGPLAPKFAGGEHKWTGLPQAVAEVCTQLGCPLFDAGTVIQSSEVDGVHLDADAHLALGDALRPVVRELLRG, encoded by the coding sequence ATGACTGCCGCGCCGCTGGCCGAAACCGATCCTCTGCAGATCCTTGTCTACGCCGACTCGCTGTCATGGGGCATCGTGCCCGGCACGCGCCGGCGCCTGCCCTTCCCGGTGCGCTGGCCCGGCCGGCTGGAACTGGGCCTGAACGCCGACGGCGGCGCCCCGGTGCGCGTCATCGAAGACTGCCTGAACGGCCGCCGCACGGTCTGGGACGACCCATTCAAACCCGGCCGCAACGGCCTGCACGGGCTGGCGCAGCGCGTTGAAATCCACTCGCCGCTGGCGCTGGTGGTCCTGATGCTGGGCAACAACGATTTCCAGTCGATGCACCCGCACAACGCCTGGCACGCCGCCCAGGGCATCGCCACGCTGGTGCAGGCGATCCGCAGCGCGCCGATCGAGCCGGGCATGCCGGTGCCTCCGGTGCTGGTCGTCACCCCACCCCCGATCCGCACTCCGCGCGGGCCGCTGGCGCCCAAGTTTGCTGGCGGCGAACATAAGTGGACGGGCCTGCCGCAAGCCGTGGCCGAGGTCTGCACGCAACTGGGCTGTCCGCTGTTCGACGCCGGCACCGTGATCCAGAGCAGCGAGGTCGACGGCGTGCACCTGGATGCCGACGCGCACCTGGCACTCGGCGACGCGCTGCGCCCGGTGGTGCGGGAGCTGTTGCGCGGCTAG